The following proteins come from a genomic window of Solwaraspora sp. WMMA2065:
- a CDS encoding 2-phospho-L-lactate transferase CofD family protein: protein MRIVVLTGGIGGAKFLVGAREYARRTGAELTAVVNVGDDVILHGLRISPDLDSVMYTLGGGADPERGWGRVDETWAVKNELAAYQAEPTWFGLGDRDVATHLVRTTMLNAGYPLSAVTEALCARWRPGVRLLPATDDRLETHVVVSDPESGPGPGPGPGPGPGPDAGGERAIHFQEWWVRHRGALPTHRFVFVGAAQAKPAAGVPEALAAADVVLIAPSNPVVSIAPVLAVPGIHEALAGNTAPVVGVSPIIGDAPVRGMADRCLAVLGEPCTAAGVAALYGARRAGGLLDGWLVDPVDEATRVQGIEVRAVPLWMSDETATAAMVGAAIELAGRPTGVTG from the coding sequence ATGCGGATCGTGGTACTGACCGGCGGGATCGGCGGCGCGAAGTTCCTGGTCGGCGCGCGGGAGTACGCCCGACGCACCGGAGCCGAGCTGACCGCCGTGGTCAACGTCGGTGACGACGTCATCCTGCACGGGTTGCGGATCAGCCCGGACCTCGACAGCGTGATGTACACACTCGGCGGTGGCGCGGATCCGGAGCGTGGCTGGGGCCGGGTCGACGAGACCTGGGCGGTGAAGAACGAGCTGGCCGCGTACCAGGCGGAACCCACCTGGTTCGGGCTCGGTGACCGGGACGTCGCCACCCACCTGGTCCGCACCACCATGCTCAACGCCGGCTACCCGCTGTCGGCGGTCACCGAGGCGCTCTGCGCCCGCTGGCGGCCGGGGGTGAGGCTGCTTCCGGCCACCGACGACCGGCTGGAGACCCACGTCGTCGTCTCGGACCCGGAGTCGGGGCCGGGGCCGGGGCCGGGGCCGGGGCCGGGGCCGGGGCCCGATGCCGGCGGCGAGCGGGCCATCCACTTCCAGGAATGGTGGGTACGCCATCGGGGCGCGCTGCCCACCCACCGGTTCGTCTTCGTCGGCGCGGCACAGGCCAAGCCGGCGGCCGGCGTACCGGAGGCACTGGCCGCCGCCGACGTCGTGCTGATCGCACCGAGCAACCCGGTGGTGAGCATCGCGCCGGTGCTCGCCGTACCCGGGATCCACGAAGCGCTGGCCGGCAATACGGCCCCGGTGGTCGGGGTCTCGCCGATCATCGGCGACGCCCCGGTACGCGGCATGGCCGACCGGTGCCTCGCGGTGCTGGGTGAACCGTGCACGGCGGCGGGGGTGGCGGCGCTCTACGGTGCCCGGCGCGCCGGTGGGCTGCTGGACGGCTGGCTGGTCGACCCGGTGGACGAGGCCACCCGGGTGCAAGGGATCGAGGTGCGGGCCGTACCGCTGTGGATGTCCGACGAGACGGCGACGGCCGCGATGGTCGGCGCCGCGATCGAACTGGCCGGCCGGCCGACCGGGGTGACCGGATGA